In [Leptolyngbya] sp. PCC 7376, a genomic segment contains:
- a CDS encoding SDR family oxidoreductase — MTRQQTALITGAAKRIGAAIAHTLAAEGINLVLHYRSSQAEAEKLAAELAEFNVSIDLVSADLLDPESVQAMIQTIKQKTPKIDILINNASMFNKESLSTLDAQNLWNNIQVHAMQPFELTKAFFDKDSTSGNVINFLDTRIYGYDYEHVPYHLSKKMLHSLTKMLAWELSPNVRVNAIAPGPILPPVNAEGDERVNAVIAQTPLARFGGPENITQTVLFYLKNDFITGQVICVDGGFHLGENFYV; from the coding sequence ATGACTCGTCAACAAACAGCCCTGATCACAGGCGCAGCGAAACGCATTGGCGCGGCGATCGCCCACACATTAGCTGCAGAAGGCATTAACCTAGTTCTCCATTACCGCTCCTCTCAAGCCGAAGCAGAAAAATTAGCCGCAGAGCTAGCCGAATTTAACGTTTCTATCGACCTCGTATCCGCCGATCTCCTTGACCCGGAGAGTGTGCAGGCAATGATTCAGACCATTAAACAAAAGACGCCCAAGATCGATATTCTGATCAACAATGCGTCGATGTTCAACAAAGAAAGCTTGTCTACTCTTGATGCTCAAAACCTCTGGAACAATATCCAAGTCCATGCGATGCAGCCCTTTGAGCTGACCAAAGCTTTTTTTGACAAAGACTCCACCAGCGGCAACGTCATCAACTTTCTGGACACCCGGATTTACGGCTATGACTACGAGCATGTGCCCTACCACCTGAGCAAGAAAATGCTTCATAGCCTCACGAAGATGTTGGCATGGGAGCTCTCCCCAAATGTCCGCGTCAATGCGATCGCCCCCGGCCCCATTTTGCCGCCAGTAAATGCGGAAGGAGATGAGCGCGTCAATGCTGTGATTGCCCAAACTCCCCTTGCGCGGTTCGGTGGCCCAGAGAATATCACCCAAACCGTGCTGTTTTATCTAAAAAATGACTTTATTACCGGTCAAGTAATTTGTGTAGATGGTGGCTTCCACCTAGGAGAAAATTTTTATGTCTAA
- the folB gene encoding dihydroneopterin aldolase: MSNPKKLDKVYIRDLSLRCIIGIFPEERTKKQDIVINVTMEADLRNAGKTDSIEDTVDYKRITKAILAAIEPSSYNLIEKIAQVIADICFTDELVQTAEVIIDKPGALRFAKAPAVSIYRER, encoded by the coding sequence ATGTCTAACCCCAAGAAACTCGATAAAGTCTATATTCGCGATCTCAGCCTCCGCTGCATTATCGGCATCTTCCCCGAAGAACGTACGAAAAAGCAGGACATTGTGATCAATGTGACGATGGAAGCGGATCTACGTAACGCTGGCAAAACCGATAGCATCGAAGATACCGTTGATTACAAGCGCATCACCAAAGCGATTTTGGCGGCGATCGAACCTTCCAGCTATAACCTCATCGAGAAAATTGCTCAGGTTATTGCAGATATCTGCTTTACCGATGAGTTAGTGCAAACGGCTGAAGTTATCATCGATAAGCCCGGTGCTCTCAGATTTGCGAAAGCTCCCGCTGTTAGCATTTACCGAGAACGCTAA
- a CDS encoding NAD(P)H-quinone oxidoreductase subunit 4: protein MDSLQIPWLTSAIALPLMAAFAIPFIPDKDGKTVRWYTLSVALADFCLLITAFWNNYSLGSTEFQLTEKFAWIPQLGLNWSLGVDGLSMPLIVLATLITTLAILASWNVTKKPKLFAFLMLVLLSAQIGVFAVQDVLLFFIMWELELVPVYLLISIWGGKKRLYAATKFILYTALGSVFILASALALAFYGDNLTFDMQELGMKDYPIMLETLAYVGFLIGFGMKLPIFPLHTWLPDAHSEASAPVSMILAGVLLKMGGYGLIRFNMELLPDAHIKFAPLLIILGIVNIVYGALTAFGQTNLKRRLASSSISHMGFVLIGIASFTDVGMNGAVLQMLSHGFIAAALFYLSGVTYDRTHTLMMDEMSGIGKLMPKTFAMFTAAAMASLALPGMSGFVSELTIFLGLSESDVYSSSFKVIAVFLTAVGVILTPIYLLSMLREIFYGDRPAKLEKSMPNGSDAKPREIFIAACLIAPIIAIGLYPKLAMRTYDVKTVEVASKVRSSLPVYAQKASENQGLQANQVLEAMHTPAMIAPSLPNS, encoded by the coding sequence ATGGATAGCTTACAAATTCCTTGGCTTACTTCGGCGATCGCCCTGCCTCTGATGGCGGCATTCGCGATTCCCTTCATCCCCGACAAAGACGGCAAAACAGTTCGTTGGTATACCCTCAGCGTTGCCCTCGCAGACTTTTGTCTCCTCATCACTGCCTTCTGGAATAACTACAGCCTTGGCAGCACAGAATTTCAGCTAACAGAAAAATTTGCGTGGATTCCCCAACTTGGGTTGAATTGGTCTTTGGGTGTTGACGGTTTGTCGATGCCCTTAATTGTTTTGGCAACGTTGATCACGACGTTGGCAATCTTGGCATCATGGAATGTCACAAAGAAACCAAAGCTATTCGCTTTTTTGATGCTCGTCCTTCTGAGTGCACAGATTGGTGTATTTGCTGTACAGGATGTTCTCCTATTCTTCATCATGTGGGAATTGGAGCTTGTACCGGTTTATCTACTCATATCCATCTGGGGTGGTAAAAAACGCCTCTACGCAGCAACCAAATTCATTCTCTACACAGCATTGGGTTCTGTTTTTATCCTCGCATCAGCATTGGCTCTCGCATTTTATGGCGATAATCTGACCTTTGATATGCAAGAGCTTGGGATGAAAGATTACCCCATTATGCTTGAAACCCTCGCTTATGTTGGTTTCTTGATTGGTTTCGGAATGAAGTTGCCAATTTTCCCTCTCCACACTTGGTTACCTGATGCTCACAGTGAAGCGTCTGCACCTGTGTCGATGATTTTGGCAGGTGTGTTATTGAAGATGGGTGGCTATGGTCTCATCCGTTTCAATATGGAGCTTCTCCCTGATGCTCACATCAAGTTTGCACCTCTGCTGATTATTCTCGGTATCGTCAATATCGTTTACGGTGCGCTGACTGCTTTCGGTCAAACAAATCTCAAGCGTCGTCTTGCTTCCTCTTCGATTTCCCACATGGGTTTTGTCTTAATCGGTATTGCATCCTTTACTGATGTCGGTATGAACGGTGCAGTCCTTCAAATGCTGTCCCACGGTTTTATCGCAGCGGCACTGTTTTACCTCTCGGGTGTAACCTATGACCGCACTCATACTCTGATGATGGATGAGATGAGTGGTATTGGAAAATTAATGCCCAAGACTTTTGCGATGTTCACGGCAGCAGCTATGGCATCCCTCGCATTACCCGGTATGAGTGGCTTTGTGAGTGAGCTAACAATTTTCCTCGGCCTCAGCGAAAGTGATGTTTACAGCTCTAGTTTTAAGGTGATTGCGGTCTTCTTGACAGCTGTGGGCGTAATTTTAACGCCAATTTATTTGCTCTCAATGTTGCGCGAAATTTTCTACGGCGATCGCCCTGCGAAGTTAGAAAAATCAATGCCTAATGGTTCTGATGCAAAGCCTCGCGAAATCTTTATTGCAGCCTGTTTAATTGCGCCAATTATTGCGATTGGTCTATATCCTAAGTTGGCAATGCGTACCTACGATGTGAAAACGGTAGAAGTGGCGAGTAAGGTTCGTTCTTCTTTACCTGTTTACGCTCAAAAAGCCTCTGAGAATCAAGGATTACAAGCCAATCAAGTACTTGAGGCAATGCACACTCCCGCAATGATTGCGCCGAGTTTGCCGAACTCCTAG
- a CDS encoding GAF domain-containing sensor histidine kinase produces the protein MLVPAPLPNESERLATLHRYDILDTPAEAAFDEIAAMAAELCNTPIALVSLVDQKRQWFKACIGLDAKETPREISFCGHAIHQDDILEVPDASKDPRFADNPLVTGAPYIRLYAGKPLRGFDGNKLGTLCIIAPEPRTLTKQERKILVFLGTQVERQLALRLALQQSTQSLKLIQSQAKQLEAGNKIRTELISVLAHDLRSPLSSIEGIVEAFDQDLLDEDQLKALMQTLRPDLARTSNQLTHVLQWIQQQMDAEKAPFIPFSIEAIATQTLDWVKQRAFDKQVILSADLEPDLWGIGQPELVNIVWRNLLCNAIKYSNRQDKVTLFASHDENEIVLGVKDTGLGINPETLQALRNHQRQASTKGTANEIGTGIGLMLCRTYLQKMGSTLKIDSELSKGSTFSFRLPIDHNKGQSNRPKASD, from the coding sequence ATGCTTGTCCCCGCACCGTTGCCCAATGAATCAGAGAGATTAGCAACCCTCCATCGATACGACATCTTAGATACCCCCGCAGAAGCTGCCTTTGATGAGATTGCTGCCATGGCAGCAGAATTATGCAACACACCCATTGCACTAGTCTCCTTGGTCGATCAAAAACGGCAATGGTTTAAGGCCTGTATTGGTTTAGATGCCAAAGAAACACCACGGGAAATTTCCTTTTGTGGCCATGCCATTCATCAAGACGACATTCTCGAAGTCCCAGATGCCAGCAAAGATCCACGTTTTGCAGATAATCCTTTAGTCACTGGCGCACCTTATATCCGTTTATATGCGGGTAAACCCCTCCGAGGCTTTGATGGCAATAAATTAGGGACACTCTGTATCATTGCTCCTGAGCCTCGTACCCTCACTAAACAAGAACGCAAAATTCTCGTGTTTCTAGGTACGCAAGTCGAAAGACAATTAGCGTTAAGGCTTGCCTTACAACAATCGACCCAAAGTCTGAAACTCATTCAGTCCCAAGCCAAACAACTGGAAGCTGGCAATAAAATTCGCACGGAACTTATTTCCGTCCTTGCCCATGATTTGCGGAGTCCCCTTTCATCCATCGAGGGTATTGTGGAAGCTTTTGATCAAGATCTTCTAGATGAAGATCAGCTTAAGGCACTCATGCAAACGCTACGGCCAGATTTGGCACGCACATCGAACCAGCTCACCCATGTATTGCAATGGATACAGCAACAAATGGATGCAGAAAAAGCTCCATTTATTCCATTCTCGATTGAGGCGATCGCCACCCAAACTCTCGATTGGGTCAAACAGAGAGCCTTCGACAAACAAGTTATTCTCTCCGCAGACTTAGAACCAGATTTATGGGGCATTGGCCAACCGGAACTCGTAAATATCGTCTGGCGTAATCTGCTCTGTAACGCAATCAAATATTCCAATCGCCAAGACAAAGTGACTTTATTTGCCTCCCATGACGAAAATGAAATCGTCCTTGGCGTAAAAGATACAGGTTTAGGCATCAATCCAGAGACTCTACAGGCTCTTCGCAATCACCAACGACAAGCATCAACAAAAGGTACGGCGAACGAAATTGGCACAGGCATTGGCTTAATGCTGTGTCGCACTTATCTCCAGAAAATGGGCAGCACACTCAAGATTGACAGTGAATTGTCAAAGGGATCGACATTTTCTTTTCGTCTCCCCATTGATCACAATAAAGGTCAATCTAATCGTCCCAAAGCATCAGATTAA
- a CDS encoding Hfq-related RNA-binding protein — protein sequence MTDFNTGYPSVRKIQTCIKDSTQTEIKLLTNDVLVGKLLWQDPYCVCLVDAEDKQVIVSRQAIAYLKAQT from the coding sequence ATGACAGACTTTAATACAGGCTATCCCAGTGTCCGCAAAATCCAAACCTGCATCAAAGACTCGACACAAACAGAAATTAAACTCCTGACGAATGATGTTTTGGTTGGCAAATTATTATGGCAAGATCCCTACTGTGTCTGTTTAGTTGATGCTGAGGATAAGCAAGTGATTGTTTCTCGGCAGGCGATCGCCTATCTCAAAGCCCAGACCTAA
- the folK gene encoding 2-amino-4-hydroxy-6-hydroxymethyldihydropteridine diphosphokinase, protein MNRIYLSVASNIQPEANIFAAMEALIPTCKLLALSRCFVTDAIPAPDQPPTKDLPYYINCVALIETNYEAEAFKFEVLRQLEETLGRVRTADKYAPRPIDLDILLFNDDVIQQENLQIPDSDIIKRWFLAQGILDTTPDLQLPNTDQPLQFYLEPLLETFYATNQSFREDEQLREKILAL, encoded by the coding sequence ATGAATCGCATCTACCTGAGTGTCGCCTCCAATATCCAACCGGAAGCCAATATTTTCGCAGCAATGGAGGCGTTAATACCAACATGCAAGTTATTAGCGTTATCTCGCTGTTTTGTAACAGATGCGATTCCAGCGCCTGATCAGCCTCCCACCAAGGATTTGCCCTACTACATCAACTGTGTGGCTTTGATAGAAACAAATTATGAGGCAGAAGCATTTAAGTTTGAGGTTTTGCGTCAACTAGAGGAAACGTTGGGTCGTGTTCGCACCGCCGATAAATATGCACCTCGTCCGATTGACCTCGATATTTTGCTGTTTAATGACGATGTTATTCAGCAGGAGAACCTTCAAATTCCTGACTCGGACATTATTAAACGTTGGTTTTTGGCGCAGGGAATTTTGGATACCACTCCAGATCTCCAATTGCCTAACACAGACCAGCCTCTCCAATTTTATTTAGAACCGCTCCTCGAAACGTTCTACGCCACAAATCAGTCTTTTCGTGAAGATGAGCAGCTCCGAGAAAAGATTTTGGCACTCTAA
- a CDS encoding anti-sigma factor: protein MKNKRVNTDPNLDISAMTDEKLAHIELLSAYIDGEATPEESRQVQALLDHDPEFKRQYLHLHQIRQGLQAMPTPASQSHRKLSNQVFTRLRWRKGKVLSIWGSGAIAALFIAGVVSNIPRSNPTEQFARNSQPSTPTLLEPNEFNQEEALVVALNRPVLQIPKLATASDTP, encoded by the coding sequence ATGAAAAACAAACGTGTGAATACTGACCCCAACTTAGATATCAGCGCCATGACAGACGAGAAATTGGCACACATCGAACTCCTCAGTGCCTATATTGACGGGGAAGCAACTCCTGAGGAATCACGCCAAGTTCAGGCTCTACTTGACCATGATCCTGAGTTTAAACGGCAATATCTTCACTTGCATCAAATTCGGCAAGGACTACAGGCGATGCCAACGCCAGCAAGTCAATCCCACCGCAAACTCTCGAATCAAGTCTTTACTAGGCTCCGATGGCGAAAAGGCAAAGTTCTCTCCATATGGGGTAGTGGAGCGATCGCCGCGTTATTTATTGCAGGAGTGGTCAGTAATATTCCTCGCTCTAACCCAACAGAGCAATTTGCCAGGAATTCTCAACCCTCGACACCAACGCTCTTAGAGCCAAATGAGTTTAATCAAGAGGAAGCACTCGTCGTAGCGCTCAATCGTCCAGTCTTACAAATTCCTAAATTGGCGACAGCGAGCGACACACCATAG
- a CDS encoding late competence development ComFB family protein, whose protein sequence is MSIDQIVEQALKDGYLTPSMEAEVGRICDMASELSIEEYMALDRLMGALLTGEVVAVPRKQFINVMEELVISRSIARVAEIEATSEASLDVGDIAAYALNRLPPLYATTEEGAAYQRQKAQEELQDLINQQVDEALARYLDRPEFYPERQAISSTKQDGMVLSQVSKLLGDYAPSFEGKAPVSEE, encoded by the coding sequence ATGAGTATCGATCAAATTGTTGAACAAGCCCTAAAGGATGGGTATCTGACCCCCAGCATGGAAGCGGAAGTGGGTCGTATATGCGATATGGCATCGGAGCTTTCTATTGAAGAATATATGGCTCTCGACCGGCTCATGGGTGCACTCCTTACCGGTGAAGTCGTCGCTGTTCCTCGTAAACAATTCATTAATGTGATGGAAGAACTGGTTATCAGTCGCTCCATTGCGCGGGTCGCAGAAATCGAAGCCACTAGCGAAGCATCTCTAGATGTTGGTGATATCGCAGCTTATGCCCTCAACCGTCTACCGCCTCTCTATGCCACCACAGAAGAGGGTGCGGCCTATCAGCGCCAAAAAGCCCAAGAGGAATTACAAGATTTAATTAATCAGCAAGTCGATGAAGCTCTAGCCCGTTACCTAGATCGTCCTGAATTCTATCCAGAGAGACAAGCCATTAGCTCGACGAAACAGGATGGTATGGTGTTGTCACAGGTGAGTAAGCTCCTCGGAGACTACGCGCCTAGCTTTGAGGGAAAAGCTCCGGTTTCTGAGGAATAA
- a CDS encoding M23 family metallopeptidase, with amino-acid sequence MTMLRTIFLSTVTALTMSTGSLAQTEPQLQVELSPSSPKLGESMVVEIDPPGNLPPENAGQLTVSFTKSGATQADSYPAFPIDAAGDRYRALIPTSPLDNHGRTVLRVSDGNETRNIAVWVQNRSFPTQRITITGAASGGATQYELDRVAAFKAIVSPTKYWSGKLVRPNNGRISTIFGVRRYYNGVFAKDYYHRGIDYAAGYGSPVVSPAAGKIALIDYEKNGFRVHGNTVGIDHGQGVISIMLHLNSIPSTLKEGDLVQAGQQVGTVGSTGASTGPHLHWGFYVNGVAVDPVPWRSQGMD; translated from the coding sequence ATGACGATGCTCCGCACGATATTTTTAAGTACGGTTACTGCCCTCACAATGTCGACGGGAAGTTTGGCCCAAACCGAACCCCAACTTCAGGTAGAGCTATCTCCGAGCAGTCCGAAGTTAGGGGAAAGTATGGTGGTTGAAATCGATCCACCTGGCAACCTGCCACCAGAAAATGCTGGACAGCTAACCGTTAGTTTTACGAAAAGTGGCGCGACCCAAGCTGACAGCTATCCTGCTTTCCCTATTGATGCGGCTGGCGATCGCTACCGAGCTCTTATTCCAACTTCTCCCCTCGATAACCATGGTCGTACTGTCCTCAGAGTGAGTGATGGCAACGAAACTCGCAACATTGCCGTATGGGTTCAAAATCGCTCTTTTCCGACCCAACGAATCACGATTACGGGTGCGGCATCTGGTGGCGCTACCCAATATGAACTCGATCGTGTCGCTGCATTTAAAGCCATCGTTTCCCCAACCAAGTATTGGAGCGGCAAACTTGTCCGTCCTAACAATGGACGCATTTCGACAATTTTTGGCGTACGACGTTACTACAATGGCGTATTCGCAAAGGACTACTACCACCGTGGCATTGACTATGCAGCAGGCTACGGTTCCCCAGTGGTTTCCCCTGCTGCTGGAAAAATTGCTTTGATTGACTATGAAAAAAATGGTTTTCGCGTCCACGGCAATACAGTCGGAATTGACCATGGCCAAGGTGTCATCAGTATCATGCTGCACCTCAATAGCATTCCAAGTACCCTCAAGGAGGGCGATCTCGTCCAGGCAGGACAACAGGTTGGGACAGTAGGTTCTACAGGCGCTTCCACCGGTCCTCATCTCCACTGGGGGTTTTATGTAAATGGTGTCGCAGTTGATCCTGTGCCGTGGCGATCGCAGGGAATGGATTAA
- a CDS encoding sigma-70 family RNA polymerase sigma factor → MSQSLQLSVSSYEGVASHECVSPEKLSNYDLILRCQAESQPEKAAFVELLRRYQSHVDRLLYHLAPDWQDRADLSQEVWIRVYRNISRLNDPKKFKGWLSRITTNLFYDELRKRKRVRRPLSLDNKFRTQDGEISWDVPSDDPSPNDDLATQEFYEHLKGAIAQLPEAFRTTIVLREIEGLPYEEIAEMTGVSLGTVKSRIARARAKLQEMLKPYLNDT, encoded by the coding sequence ATGAGTCAATCTCTCCAGCTTTCTGTTTCTTCCTATGAGGGAGTCGCCTCCCACGAATGTGTGTCACCGGAAAAGCTCTCTAATTATGATTTGATTCTCCGCTGCCAAGCGGAAAGTCAGCCGGAAAAAGCTGCGTTTGTGGAGTTACTACGGCGCTACCAGTCCCACGTGGATCGCTTGCTCTATCATCTTGCTCCCGATTGGCAGGATCGAGCTGATTTATCCCAGGAAGTCTGGATCCGCGTCTATCGCAATATTAGTCGCCTGAATGACCCGAAGAAATTTAAGGGTTGGCTCAGCCGCATCACAACAAATCTGTTTTATGACGAGTTGCGGAAGCGGAAGCGGGTTCGTCGTCCCTTATCTCTGGATAATAAGTTCCGGACTCAGGATGGCGAAATTAGTTGGGATGTACCTTCTGATGACCCAAGTCCTAATGATGATTTGGCAACGCAGGAGTTTTACGAGCACCTTAAGGGGGCGATCGCCCAACTCCCTGAAGCTTTCAGGACAACGATTGTCTTAAGGGAAATTGAAGGTTTACCTTACGAAGAAATTGCTGAGATGACTGGTGTTTCCCTAGGCACAGTGAAATCTCGCATTGCTAGGGCTAGGGCAAAATTACAGGAAATGCTAAAGCCATATCTTAACGATACGTAG
- the dapF gene encoding diaminopimelate epimerase translates to MALEFTKYQGLGNDFILLDNRQQTEPLVTPEQAAKLCDRHFGIGADGVIFALPGTDGSDYTMRIYNSDGSEPEMCGNGIRCMARFIDQLEGGNPVGKTYDIHTLAGMIRPQLEAEEQVRVDMGEPILTPAEIPTSLADDAGKSVNQPLDVVGKTWTVTCVSMGNPHCITFVDDVAAIPLEEIGADFETHSAFPQKINTEFIEVVRPDYIKMRVWERGAGITLACGTGACASVVAGVLTGNCDRLCTVELPGGCLQIEWSKADNHVYMTGPAEISFQGSTAL, encoded by the coding sequence ATGGCGCTGGAATTTACAAAATATCAAGGTCTTGGTAACGATTTTATTTTGCTCGATAATCGCCAGCAAACCGAGCCTCTCGTCACACCAGAACAAGCCGCTAAACTCTGCGATCGCCACTTTGGGATTGGAGCTGATGGCGTGATTTTTGCATTGCCAGGAACCGATGGCTCCGATTACACCATGCGTATCTACAATTCCGACGGTTCAGAACCGGAAATGTGTGGCAACGGCATTCGGTGTATGGCGAGATTTATCGATCAGCTTGAGGGTGGTAATCCCGTCGGTAAAACCTATGATATTCATACCCTCGCAGGTATGATTCGTCCCCAGCTCGAAGCGGAAGAGCAAGTGCGTGTAGATATGGGTGAGCCAATTTTAACGCCTGCCGAGATTCCGACTTCCCTTGCCGATGATGCGGGTAAATCCGTTAATCAACCTCTCGATGTCGTCGGTAAAACTTGGACAGTAACCTGTGTCAGCATGGGCAACCCTCACTGCATTACCTTTGTGGACGATGTAGCAGCGATTCCTCTAGAAGAGATTGGCGCTGACTTTGAAACTCACTCGGCATTTCCCCAAAAAATTAATACTGAGTTTATTGAAGTGGTGCGCCCAGACTATATCAAAATGAGGGTTTGGGAGCGCGGTGCTGGGATTACGCTAGCTTGTGGCACGGGTGCTTGTGCATCGGTGGTGGCAGGGGTGCTCACTGGTAATTGCGATCGCCTTTGTACTGTTGAGTTACCTGGCGGTTGTCTACAGATTGAATGGTCTAAAGCTGACAATCATGTTTATATGACTGGCCCTGCGGAAATTTCTTTTCAGGGTTCCACTGCTCTTTAA
- a CDS encoding YebC/PmpR family DNA-binding transcriptional regulator: MAGHSKWANIKRQKARVDAKKGKTFTQLSRAIIVAARQGIPDPTGNFQLRTAIEKAKAAGIPNDNIDRAIAKGAGTFNSGDTVYEEIRYEGYGAGGVAILIEALTDNRNRTAADLREAFSKNGGNLGETGCVSWMFTHKGVVILEEREEIDEEALLEASMAGEAESYDFIEENREVEVLTTVDNLEYLGKTLQEAQFTVKESELRWIPGTEMELDDVSNIQSVLKMIDALEALDDVQNVTANLAIAADVDIAKL; the protein is encoded by the coding sequence ATGGCTGGACATAGTAAGTGGGCAAATATTAAACGCCAAAAGGCGCGGGTCGATGCGAAAAAGGGAAAAACTTTTACGCAGCTTTCACGGGCGATTATTGTGGCAGCGCGGCAAGGGATTCCTGATCCGACGGGGAATTTCCAGCTCCGTACAGCGATTGAAAAGGCGAAAGCTGCGGGGATTCCCAATGACAACATTGATCGGGCGATCGCCAAAGGGGCAGGTACGTTCAATAGTGGAGACACGGTCTACGAAGAAATTCGCTATGAAGGTTATGGGGCAGGAGGCGTCGCTATTCTCATCGAAGCCCTAACAGATAATCGCAACCGTACCGCAGCAGATCTCAGAGAAGCCTTTAGCAAAAATGGTGGCAATCTTGGTGAAACGGGCTGTGTGAGTTGGATGTTTACTCACAAAGGGGTCGTAATTTTAGAGGAACGGGAGGAGATTGACGAAGAAGCATTGCTCGAAGCCTCCATGGCCGGAGAAGCAGAAAGCTACGATTTTATCGAAGAAAATAGAGAGGTTGAAGTTTTAACGACGGTCGATAATCTCGAATATCTTGGCAAAACGCTCCAGGAAGCTCAGTTTACGGTGAAAGAGTCTGAATTACGCTGGATACCAGGAACAGAAATGGAATTGGATGATGTTTCCAACATTCAGTCAGTACTGAAAATGATTGACGCATTGGAAGCACTGGATGATGTACAAAATGTCACCGCAAATCTGGCGATCGCTGCGGATGTTGATATAGCGAAATTGTAA